One Mus musculus strain C57BL/6J chromosome 2, GRCm38.p6 C57BL/6J genomic window, ACAGACAGGGAGGCAAGCAGGCGAAGGTGAAGTTAAAGACCTTCAGAGGCAAAAAAGCAGAGACTGACACACTGTCTAGATTAACTGATTTGAAATGTCTGTTGTGTTCCTCAAAGGGAAGAGAAAGCCCCACAGGTGGAAGCAAATGGTTTTCCCCTTTTTTATTAATTCATCAATCTGGTGGGTAGAAAGCCTTCTTCAAGAGGGTAAGACACAGAAAGCCAGCTTTGTTCTCAAGAAACAGTTGCTGACGCTGGCCATATTCAAACCTCAAAACCCAACGTAGGCTGACTACTGTACTGAGCACAtagaatatacaaataaataaatggacaaataaaataggaaaaaactATAGGTAAAAACTCTAGTAAATGTTAACACCCGGCATGGTGGTATGCACCTGTACACTGCGCACTGAGGAGGCtaaggccagccttggttacaCAGTGAGCTCCGGTCTCAGTAAGTGAATAAATTAACAAATGATCTCATACATACCCATGACCCAGGCAGTTATCCAGTTTCTCTTTGGCCCAAAGGGATTGGCCTCCAAGGGCTTAGCGCCTGGCTGCTTATGTCATCAGCTTTATGGAGTTGTCTGAGGTCTTGCTTTAGAATGTCTTTGGTCAAATCAATATattttgccgggcatggtggcacacgcctttaatcccagcacttgggaggcagaggcaggcggatttctgagttcaagggccagcctggtctacagagtgagttccaggacagccagggctattcagagaaaccctgtctcgaaaaaaaaatcaatatatttcTAAATGTTAAGTTAGTACAAATAAATATGCATGACCTCAGTCGTGACATCAGATTTCAAATGCAGACATTATGAAATGGGGATATTACCTGAGTACCTAAAAGGGTCACGTTACCCATGCAAAATACGCTGCTTAAGAGAACACACTCCCTGTGGTCCTGAACTTGAGAAAGAGTAGGAAAGCAAACGTGTCCTCCACATGCCAAGTTCTATTTCAGGAATGTCATGTGTGCTATATCAAAACCGAGAGCTCAAAAGAGAATGCTCCAACCATTGTCTTCTCTGAGGGCCCGGAGTCAAAAGATGAGAGAGCCTGGAGCCTACCTCCATCGCGCCCCCCCCTTCAATGTGAGGCTTGTTCTGTCTTAAACTGTTGATACAGCCACTCTTCTGACAGGGGAGGGAAATAGGCAGAGTCCACCCATTATTTCCACCTTCTTGTCATGGTTTCTGGGAAGAACTTAGCCATTCAACCACCACAGGCAATGACCATCTGCCACTGTGGCCAGGGCTCTGGCTCATGACACATCTGGCAGGGCACCAGGTAGGCCTGGATATCAGAGTCAGTGTGGCATACACCTGAATCTCCCATGGGAGTCAGGTAAACTGCTGGGCTGGGTAAGCCAAGCAATTTAAAGGAAAGGAGACTTCGCCAAATCATTCGGCCCTGAACTTCTCTGAGAACCCCCATCATCTCCAGGCAGTCTGCTCTGTTGTCAACTCTTTCCTGTCTTAAGACTGGCAATCCTACCCCAGAAGTAAAGCTCTCCCTTCCCATGGAGCTAAAGAGAGGAACTAAACATGCACACAGTGTTGTCTTGATGATTAATTTGGGGACTATCACTGACTCCTTCCTGTCATACACCCCAACAAAGCAAACCTGTGCTTTGTTCATGACCCATGCCAGGACTGTTGAAAAAGCAGCAATCCTGTTTACTGAGTTTTCCAACTAAAATTGGGCCATCTGAACTTCTTTCTGATAGAATCCAACATGTTGGGCTGTCTACATCTCCCAACTACCATGAATTCCCAGGGCTATGTACTGAGTCTTATTTAACACAATGCCACTTTTACCAGCCAGTCTAACACCGTTCACTTAATGGACATCCCTGGCCACCTTCTGTGTCAGTAAGATGCTCAAGGCACTGAGGATGTAGAGATGAACCTTTCTACACATCAGTTTCTGCCTTCCCGGCTTCCACAGCACACCTGAGAAGTGGGGCGTGTCTCTAATCTGATAACTAGTTGCGGCAAATACACGAAGAAAAATCCAGTAGGGCGATGAAACAGAGAGGATGCCGGTGACTGCTTTAGAAAGAGTAACGAGGGACCCTTTGCAGATGCTCAAAGGATGTCTGTCAAGAGTGTagaaaagctgagcatggtggtgcatgcctgtaaggaaggcagaggcaggcagatctctctgagttcaagagcaACAGGGTCTACCTAATGATTTTCAGGAAAACCAGCGCTACATGGGGTGGGGAATATATAAACAGGCAACTAGTTAGGAAGTGCACGGTCTACAAGTTCAGAAGACCTTGGACTTTGTTCTAATCTTTACCTCTCATTGAATCTGTTTTCAAGCCTGTGAAGCAAGAAAATTCTTCTTGGTTTTGTCGGCAGTAAATAAGACCATGCATGTAGAGATACATTTACTATCAAGCAGTGCCAGTTATGCTTTAAGAATGAATACTGTTTGGGCGAATGTGGACCTTGGCATGCATGACTTGAGCTCTCACCCTCCTCATCTGTCGGAAgaactaaaaaaggaaaaaagaaaaaccaccacCCCTAGGTTCCTATCTCCTTGTCTCGCTTACTGAATAATTCTGGGATGCAGATAACCCACTACCCCTATCTTTCCTGCCTGTCTTCTCCCAGGTCCTAGACCAAAGCCATGGCTCCTGAGGCAAGCCCAGAGAGAAGCTGCTCCCTCCACACCTGTCCCCTTGAAGACCCAACCGGTGCTCCGGTACCACCACCAACCGTGTCCACGCTCCAGGCTATAGACCCGACGAGTCCGTTAACGGCTGGTCATTTTGCCTTTCCTCGAGCGCCTCAAGACTATCAAGAAGGAAGTTCATTATTAGGATTAGGAGACCAAGCATCTCTATGTGCCCATGTCTCCAACCTCAGCACCTCCATAGACACCTCTCAGCATGATGGGGTCTGGAAGCAACCTTCTGTGCAGCGCCATGTGGTCAGTGTCAGGTAAGGAGGGGGCTGGAAAAGCCATTAAAAGGTACAGCAGACACTGAAGCCTCCATTTCCTTTCTTAGTAAGTGACTTGGATGGCTCCTGCCTCGGATGGAGGTGGCAGCTTGGATGgagcaggaaacaaacaaacaaacaacaaaaacaaaaactggaactTGGGGGTGGGCAACTCTAAAAATTAGTACCAACTTCCTCTATGCCTTGTCCTCTGTCTTGCACCCCTTCCCTTCCTAACCCAATATGTACTCAGTCTttctccccaaccccccccccacacaccagaAGACTATGGTAAACGTCTCTTCTTATCTTCTACAGGCAGGAACGCACTTTCCGGATGCCGAAGAGGTAGGGCCAGTCTTTCTCTGTGCTCCCAGGAGTGGCTAGGCTGGTACCCACTCCATAAATTTTCTTCTCTGCTACCCCAGCTCACCACCCTTACTACCATACCCAACACCAACTCAGGCAtgctttctccctcttttccAGCTATTCTCATATGATTGCTGATTGGCCAGTGGCTGTGATCGTGGGGTGTCTGGCCTTCATCTTCCTCTGTACCCTAGCTGGGCTGTTGGGAAGCCCACCACTTGACTTTTCTGAGCCTTTACTGGTGAGAGGCCACAGGAGGGAAAGAGATCCCTACACTTAACCTTACAGCTCAGTCTAGGGCAGACAGTTGATCTATCTTGAGGGGGAGGGGTATAAGGTGGTGTTGGTGAGTTCTGGATCACCAAAGAGAGATAGGGATGGTACAGAAATCATATATCTACAATCCAGGTAGGAGGGAACCAAAGGGGTACAGCTGGGAAGGGTGCAGAAGGAGGGTAGTTTTCCTTTGCCCCCCACTACTCCTGCATACTTGTTCTTCTCTGCTCTTTTTCCTGCAGGGTTTTGAGCCTCGAGACACAGAGATAGGCCGAAGGTTAGAAGTTTGGAAAGCCATGCAGGCCCTCACTGGCCCCAAGAATCTGCTTTCTCTTTCCCCAGACCCTGAGATGAACAGGTAATATGTCCCCCATCTTCCCACTGAGAGTAGCAAAGGGAGGAAGAAGTCCAGGAAAGGACACCAGGTGACTTCTCCAAAGACATGGGAGAGCTGGCTGGTGCTCCTTCCATTTCTTGAGAGTCCACCATCCTGAACAGTACCTTGGGAAAACTCTTCTCTCTACCTCAGCTCAAGCCTCCTCAGCACCCTGAGCCCTGCAGCCTGGGGCAGGGCCGAGGAAAGTGTGGTCCGGACCAAGAGGATGGTGGGGCCTGTGGAAGTCAAAGAAGAAGAGAACTTCTTTTGTGGCCGCCCTGGTAAGCTGCATGGTGGCCAGTCCTGACTTcagtggggaggggggggtcCACACCCTGTAGGATGAGCAGGTCCAGAGTTAATAATAGGCAGATTGGAAAAGAAAATGGCCACCAGCCATATCCAAGCCAAGGAAGATGGAGTAATAAAATCGGTCTCAAGTCCTCCAGTCAGGTGCAGGCAAGAATGAACGCAGGCAAGACTAGGCACAAGGTATAGACTTCCGACTGCTGGGGATCAAGGCTTCAGGTGGCCCAGAATGAGAATCTTCTCCTTTAGAGGGCCCAGGTTCTTGGGTCAAAGGGCTGAGCTGTGTGGGGGTTGTGTTGCAGAGAAGAGCCATGCAAAGCTGGTGTTTGTGTCCACCTCTGGGGGAAGCCTGTGGAACCTGCAAGCCATCCATTCCATGTGTCGCATAGAACAGGAGCAGGTGAGCTGGCTGGGGACATGCCAGGGTATGGGTGGGAACTGAGGACATGAAGGACCCAGTTCCCGTGGGATACTGCTTAGCCAGGACTGCCAAGGTGGACTGAGGAGAGCTCTTCCTGCTTAGAAAACTATTCCAATTCTGCTGGAGGCTCTGGGTTGGGCCAGGGCAAAGGAAAGTAGGCTAACTGTAGAAGCTCCAACCTCCTGTGGCAACGAGAACTCAAGCAGAGCATAAGGAGTTTCAAAAGGTTTGAAAAGAGATCTAAAATGTGTGTGGAAGAGACGCTGGCCCCGGGAAGTAGAGACTCTAGGCTTCAAGACTGCAGCCTTGTCAATCCAAGCAGTGGCAATTCAGTTATGCTGCTGGAGAACCATATACAGAGGCATCTGTGGAAGTGTTTGCTGCTAAAACCAGTAATGCAAAGTGCTCTATAGCTCTATACACCAAGTCCCTTGTGTCACATCACAATGTCCAGAGCATCAGAAGACACTGGTTAAGAATATGTGTTCTGCCCTCAAatgcctgagttcaaggccagctcaggGTTCATTTGGTATGTAACTTCTTAATCTCTCACTGCCCCAtatgtgttgttttttgtttgtttgtttggttggttggttggttttctttgtttttgtttttgttttttgttttttgttttttgtttttttgttttttgttttttgtgtgtgtgtgctggggatcaaacttagatACTTGAATGGACTAAGTACATGCTCtattactgagctacatcctcagccctgtAAATATGAAATAGGGACAATAGTATGCCCTTTATAGGGAAAGTGACTGTGAAATGAGATTGAATTTGGAAGAATCTGACATAATTCTGGCACTAGGAATGACTTGATAAGTGTATAGTATCAGTGTCGCTGTCAACTAGACATGTGGTTAATGGCAGAGTGGGGCATCTGACTCCCAGGTGGGAGCTTTGCCCCACACCAGCTGTTGTGATGGGGACAGCGGGgttaaaaaggaaaggaggcaCACGGTGGCAAGAGGAAGTTCTGGCCTTAAGAGGCCTTCAGTAACCCAGGGAAAGAAGGGCTGGGGGTTCTCCACGACCCTGACCCTGGAATGTCTTCTACTGCTTGCTTCCAGCTCCCTGGTCTCTTGACCTTGCCCTATATGTGGCTTGTCACATCTATTCCCATTCCTGACTTAGGAAGTTGCAAAGCTggcagggaggggctgcaggAGCCCTTCTGGTAGCCTCTGGGAAAGGTCTGGGGAAACCTCCCCAGGCTTGCCTTTGATAAAGCCAAGATAGAGTTACTAGAAGCTAGGTGAGGTGCAAAGACAGCTTTGAGACAAAGTATTTCCTTTGGGTAGTCAAAATACTTGCTCTCTGCCCTTCAGCATGACAAGAGGTGAGAGAGCTCAAGACAGGGTTAAGGTAACCTGGGCCCCTGGATTTCCCTCTGAGCTTCACTCCCCCACTCCTGTGTGCCCTACAGATCCGCTCTCACATCAGTTTTGGGGCTCTGTGCCAGCGATCAGCAGCCAATGAGTGCTGCCCCAGCTGGTCCTTGGGCAACTATCTGGCCGTGCTGTCTAACCGCTCCTCCTGCCAAGACACTACCCAAGCCGATACAGACCGCACATTGGCCCTGCTACGGTTCTGTGCCACCTTCTACCATCGTGGTGTCCTGGTGCCTGCTTGTGTGGGGTCTAGCCAGGACAAACCCCCGTTTTGTGCCCAAGTTCCTGCCAAGTGTACCGGAAGCAACGTGGTCTATGAATTCCTGCACTACCTGCTAGACAGAGACTTTCTGAGTCCCCAGACTGCGGATTACCAGGTGCCCTCCCTCAAGTTTGCCCTGCTCTTCCTGCCCATTATAAAGACCTCCTCTCTTCTAGACATCTACCTGGACGGCCTAGGTGACCCAATTAAAGTCTCTGACAACTACACATCTATCAGTGGCATGGACTTGGGCCTCAAGCCCAGACTGCTGAAGTATTACCTAGCCGAAGACACCATGTATCCCTtgatagccctggttgtcatctTCTTTGGCATGTCCCTCTACCTGCGCTCACTCTTCATCACGTTCATGTCACTTCTAGGGGTGCTGGGCTCCCTAATGGTGGCCTACTTTCTTTACCATGTGGCATTCCGCATGGCCTACTTCCCCTTTGTCAATCTAGCGGCTCTCCTTCTGCTTAGTGGTGTCTGTGTCAATTACACGCTCATCTTCTTGGATATGTGGCGCCTCAGCAGGGGTCAGGTGCCTTCCGGGGGCATGCCACACCGTGTAGGCCGTACCATGCACCACTTTGGCTACCTGCTCCTGGTCTCAGGCCTCACCACCAGCGCAGCCTTCTACGGCAGCTACCTGAGCCGCCTGCCCGCAGTGCGTTGCTTTGCTCTTTTCATGGGCACTGCTGTACTAGTGCACATGGGGCTCACACTGCTCTGGCTTCCCGCCACCGTGGTGCTCCATGAGCGCTACTTGGCTCACGGCTGTGTGGCCCAAGCGCACGGCCAGAGGGGTGGCAGCGACCCCCTGAGGCTGTTGCTGGCGTTGCACAGACGGATCCGTATTTTTCGCAAGATTATTTCCATCCTCTCGCGCCTGCTTTTCCAGCGCCTGCTGCCCTGTGGTGTCATTAAGTTTCGGTACATCTGGATCTGCTGGTTCGCGGCGTTGGCGGCAGGGGGCGCCTACATCGGCGGCGTCAGCCCTCGCCTGCAACTGCCCATTCTATTGCCACTTGGAGGCCAGTTCTTCCGTTCTAGCCATCCCTTTGAACGCTTTGACGCAGAGTATCGCCAGCAGTTCCTGTTCGAGGATCTGCCTCCAAACGAGGGCGGCAACTTGCCAGTGGTTCTGGTGTGGGGAATCCTGCCAGTGGACACTAGTGATCCCCTGGACCCTCGCACCAACAGCTCAGTGGTAAGTGATCCTGACTTCTCGCCTAGCAGCCCGGAGGCCCAGGAGTGGCTCCTGGCTCTCTGCCATGGAGCCCAGAATCAGAGCTTCTTTGGAGATCAGCCAGAGGGCTGGCCTACGCTGTGTTTAGTGGAAGCCTTACAGCAGTGGATGGAGAGCCCTAGCTGTGGCCGCCTGGGTCCTGATCTATGCTGCGGACAATCAGAATTCCCCTGGGCCCCCCAGCTTTACCTGCACTGTCTCAAGATGATGGCTCTGGAGCAAAGTCCTGATGGCACACGTGACCTGGGACTCCGCTTCGATACTCATGGCAACCTGGCAGCTCTAGTTCTAAAGTTCCAGACCAACTTACCCTACAGTACAGAGTACGGCCCGGTCCACCACTTCTACACTGAAATCAGCCGCTGGTTGTCAACCGAGATGAGCAAGGCACCTCCTGGCCTCAACCAGGGTTGGTTCACCAGCAACTTGGAGCTGTACAGCTTGCAGCATAGTCTAAGCACAGAGCCAGCTGTCGTGCTTGGTCTGGCCCTGGCACTAGCCTTTGCCACACTGCTGCTGAGCACCTGGAATGTCCCCCTCAGTCTGTTCTCTGTGGCAGCTGTGGCTGGCACCGTACTGCTCACGGTGGGCTTGCTGGTTCTTCTTGAGTGGCAACTCAACACTGCCgaagctctctttctctctgcctctgtgggccTCTCTGTAGACTTAACCATTAACTACTGCATCTCCTATCACTTGTGCCCACACCCGGACCGCCTGAGCCGTGTGGCCTTCTCTTTACGTCAGATCAGCCGGGCCACGGCGATGACGACTGGAGTGTTGTTTGCCTCTGGTGTGATCATGCTGCCTTCCACTATACTGCTCTATCGGAAGCTGGGCATCATCGTCATGATGGTCAAGTTCCTTGGCTGTGGCTTTGCCAGCTTCTTCTTTCAGTCCCTGTGCTGTTTCTTCGGGCCAGAAAAGAACTGTGGCCAGATCCTCTGGCCCTGCGCCCATCTGCCGTGGGATGCCGGGACTGAGGATCCTGACGAGAAGGGGCGAGCGGGGCCACCAGGATTCTCCGAACACTATGAGTTGCAGCCCCTGGCACGGCGCCGGAGTCCCAGCTTCGACACCAGCACAGCCACCAGCAAGCTTTCCCATCGGCCTTCCATACTCTCTGAAGACCTGCAGATACATGATGGCAGCTGCTGCCTCCAGCATGCCCAAGCCCCTGTCTCCCCAAGGGATCTGCTCCTAGACCACCAGACAGTCTTCAGCCAGTGTCCAGCCCTGCAGACCTCCTCTCCATATAAGCAGGCTGGCCCCACCCCCCAAACCTGGATCAGGCAAGATTCCCAGGGACAGAAAACTGAGCCCCTGCAGGCACTGCCAGAAGGCCCTGCCCACTGCCCTAAGTCCAAAGTGGAAGAGCTCCCCGATGGCCTGTGCTCCTCAGCCAGCACCCTGGAGGGACTCAGCGTCTCAGATGACACCTGTGCCTCTGAGCATAGTGTCCGTGTGCCAGATTCTGTGGGTACCTCCCCAGAAGTCATGAATGGCACTGGACACCCCATACTTGAGCGGGGCCAGCTGAATGGGAAGCGCGACACCCTCTGGCTAGCACTGAAGGAGACCATCTATGACCCAAACATGCCCAATTCTCACCACAGCAGCTTATCCTGGAAGGGCCGTGGAGGGCCAGGCGATATCAGCCCTGTGATGCTTCCCAACAGTCAGCCAGATCTCCCAGATGTTTGGCTCCGTAGGCCCAGCACCTACACCTCTGGCTACAGCAGCTGAGAGAGGCCAAGGAAGGCCAGACCAGGGTCCACAACCCTGTTGGTGAAGATAAGGCAGATGCCACACTAGCCTAGAGCCTGAAGGTATTTCTCCCTATTGACATGATGTCTTACCCTCCAAGTATGGATTCTAAACCCTGCCAGATGTTCTAGCCTTGATCTCTTTGCTACTTACCCCTGCATCTGGAGGATTCAGTGGGAGGGCCTTGCAAGGTAATACCAGGCTCTCCCTGTGACCAACTAAGGACTCATCTGTCCCCACAGTGCCAACAAGGACCCCTACTCTGGAAAGGAGGGAGGCCAGATGTGCAGTTCCAGGTATTGGGGAGGCTGATCAGCTGTCTCCCGGGTGACAAGAAGTTCAGTGACGCTAAGGTACTCCATCTTTGGGATCCAGTTGGAGTATCTCACTGACTAGAAAAACCCTTAAGAACCTCCACAGCCTATTGAATCTCATCCCTTCTCATTGGCTCTTAATCGGGACACTTCAGTTCTTGGGAAGCTTCTCTGGGCTGGAAGTGAACACGGGCCTCTGTCCTGCACTGTCCTGTTCTGCTCACACTCACCAGTGTGACTAGAAGCTCTCCAAAAGCAGGACAGAGGTGGATGACaagagagaagcaggagacagGAAGGTCGGCTTTGGAGTATCCCTAAATTCCAAGATTCCCCCATAGGACGCTGACTCCAGAATGTTCCCCTGTAAGTGAGCAGTAGTTACCCCTTACCATTGCCACACCTGCCAGTCTTCTTGGACCTTTGCAAAGTTACTCCACAGTGGCCTGCAGTTGGTCAAGACACTGAGAATGGTTGATTGATTGTCCCCCAAAGTCATGTCACTGGGTAGCAGCAGGATTCTCTCCTGACTCATGCTGCCACTATAGCTCCCTGTCTCCTCCTGAGTGTGAGCTTCAGGGCCCTGGGCCCCTGGCTGTCTTGGTCCTTTGCTTCTGGCAGTTACCCAGTCTCTTTGCTTGAGCCTCTCTTTGTGAGCCCTCCCTCCCCTTGGGGCCTCCACCTCCAGAAAGAGTTGTAGTCTGAGTAGACCGGAGAGTTCCTCATTTCCTTTGAGTTTCCCCGCTCTGAAACTCTCTGAGATGCCTACTAGCCATGGGCCTACCGGGTCACAGGCAGCCGAGCTGAAGCTTAGGCTTCAAGGATGTGCCTCTTTCATGGCTGAGGAGTACAGACAGGCTTTGCCAGAAGAGGTACGAAGGGACAGAAGAATGTGAACAGAATCTAGTTAAGACAAGAACACAAAGTTGCTCTTGTGGAGTTGTCCAGGACCCTGAAGTCTAGGTATCAGGTCCTCAGTTTCTGAAGACTAGGCCTCCCAGTAAGGTTGCTTGACGGTGTCACTGATCAGTGGCAGAGTGCTCTCCTGACTCATCCTGCCACTATGGCTCCCTGTCTCCTCCTGACCAACTGCCTGCTTCAGGGCCATTAGCTTTCTCCACCCAAAGCACTCATGTGACACAGCTCAAGACACCAGGCACCATCTGCAAGTTTACTGAACACCTGCATTGGAAAGGGTGTTGTAAGGGAGAGAGACATGGAACGGAGAACTGGCCTCCTGCTGGGAAGCAGGCATTAGTGGGTCAGGGTTACTGCCGAGCTCAGGTGCCCAGCAATAGGTGACCGGGAAGATCTCGTGGAGAGGGATGGGTTTGAGCTGGGCTTCAGAAGATCAAGCAGATCAGACAGGAGGGAGCTTGGTGATCCAACTCCAAGGGTCCCCTAAGGACTGTTCTTTCAATAAGCTCCTGTGTCTAAAACTCCTGCTCCGAGGGGTGTGAGTTTAGGGGTGCTGCTAGCTCAGCTTCCCTTTCTAGTGCAGATCTCCAGGGGTCTCCAGGTCCCTGGGAATATCCATAGATCTTGGCATGAAGACCACCAATCTAGGCCATTTTATATAGGAGTATCAGAAAGGAGTTTTCCAGTGCCAAACAATCTAAGGCAAGGCTAGAGGCAAGCCAGAGgacacttttgttttattttgttgagttCCTGTGTTATTGAGACCTATCTCCCACCCCAAGTAGCCCAGGACAAGTGGAGCAGAAACTCAGATGAGAACATAAGAATGTGGGAAAGACAGAAGACAGTTTTCCCTCAGTATCCATGGAGAACTGGTTCCAGCACACCCCGCACCTTCCAGCATACTAAAATCTGAGGATGCTCAAGTCCCTCGTGTAGAATGGTGTAGTATTTGCATATAATGATGCATATTCTCCTATATTTAAATCGTCTCTAGAGTACTTATAATGCCTAATATGATGTAAATGCTATGTCAGTCCTTACACCGTGTTGTTgtaataatgacaagaaaaataatatgtgtgtggtgagtttttgtttctttcttttattttttttctgtttcaatgtATTCAGGTTGGGtgtggtttacacacacacacacacacacacacacacacaccgaataTTCTGGGTCTGTGTGGCTGGTAAGGCCACAGAGAGGGCTGTGTAAGCCAATTCCTTATCAGGTAACTAATTTGATAAATGTCTCCTGATCAAGGAGGGCTCCGTTCGTGTACCTGTAGTGTCAGCTATGTGGGAAGCTGAAGCTGGAGGATTGCTTGAGCCCAGAAGACCAAGTACAGCTTGGACAACATAGTAAGTCCATGTCtaaaaagaggagggaaagagagagagagagagagagagagagagagagagagagagagagagagagagagagagagagagagagagaggagttaaCTGTTGATATTTGGAAGCCTAAGCAGCCACAAGTATCTAATTTAAACCTAATGAGTGGGGAGTAGGGGGACATTCCTCAGGTTGTACACAAATAGCATTCCACttttccagcttgtggctattcAACAGAATCCTGGCTTAAACACACCATGTACTGTGTGCTTCTCCATCACACagctgggctgggaagatgggtcACTGAGAGGATAAAGTGACTTAAGTTCCTTAGCACAAGCAGTCTGTCTCAGACTGGGTATAGCTTAGTGGTACACCACATGGTTAGCATACAGGAGACACTGTGGTCCATCTCCAGCACCCCACTCCGCAAAACTTTACCTTAACTCAAGAGGAGAGTACAGTAACTTCTCAGCAGTTGACCTTGGCTTTTCCACTGTGTGTTGTGGGAAGACTACAGTTCATGGACCCTGAAAAGTTGCTCCTTCAGCTAGG contains:
- the Disp2 gene encoding protein dispatched homolog 2 isoform X1; the protein is MAPEASPERSCSLHTCPLEDPTGAPVPPPTVSTLQAIDPTSPLTAGHFAFPRAPQDYQEGSSLLGLGDQASLCAHVSNLSTSIDTSQHDGVWKQPSVQRHVVSVRQERTFRMPKSYSHMIADWPVAVIVGCLAFIFLCTLAGLLGSPPLDFSEPLLGFEPRDTEIGRRLEVWKAMQALTGPKNLLSLSPDPEMNSSSLLSTLSPAAWGRAEESVVRTKRMVGPVEVKEEENFFCGRPEKSHAKLVFVSTSGGSLWNLQAIHSMCRIEQEQIRSHISFGALCQRSAANECCPSWSLGNYLAVLSNRSSCQDTTQADTDRTLALLRFCATFYHRGVLVPACVGSSQDKPPFCAQVPAKCTGSNVVYEFLHYLLDRDFLSPQTADYQVPSLKFALLFLPIIKTSSLLDIYLDGLGDPIKVSDNYTSISGMDLGLKPRLLKYYLAEDTMYPLIALVVIFFGMSLYLRSLFITFMSLLGVLGSLMVAYFLYHVAFRMAYFPFVNLAALLLLSGVCVNYTLIFLDMWRLSRGQVPSGGMPHRVGRTMHHFGYLLLVSGLTTSAAFYGSYLSRLPAVRCFALFMGTAVLVHMGLTLLWLPATVVLHERYLAHGCVAQAHGQRGGSDPLRLLLALHRRIRIFRKIISILSRLLFQRLLPCGVIKFRYIWICWFAALAAGGAYIGGVSPRLQLPILLPLGGQFFRSSHPFERFDAEYRQQFLFEDLPPNEGGNLPVVLVWGILPVDTSDPLDPRTNSSVVSDPDFSPSSPEAQEWLLALCHGAQNQSFFGDQPEGWPTLCLVEALQQWMESPSCGRLGPDLCCGQSEFPWAPQLYLHCLKMMALEQSPDGTRDLGLRFDTHGNLAALVLKFQTNLPYSTEYGPVHHFYTEISRWLSTEMSKAPPGLNQGWFTSNLELYSLQHSLSTEPAVVLGLALALAFATLLLSTWNVPLSLFSVAAVAGTVLLTVGLLVLLEWQLNTAEALFLSASVGLSVDLTINYCISYHLCPHPDRLSRVAFSLRQISRATAMTTGVLFASGVIMLPSTILLYRKLGIIVMMVKFLGCGFASFFFQSLCCFFGPEKNCGQILWPCAHLPWDAGTEDPDEKGRAGPPGFSEHYELQPLARRRSPSFDTSTATSKLSHRPSILSEDLQIHDGSCCLQHAQAPVSPRDLLLDHQTVFSQCPALQTSSPYKQAGPTPQTWIRQDSQGQKTEPLQALPEGPAHCPKSKVEELPDGLCSSASTLEGLSVSDDTCASEHSVRVPDSVGTSPEVMNGTGHPILERGQLNGKRDTLWLALKETIYDPNMPNSHHSSLSWKGRGGPGDISPVMLPNSQPDLPDVWLRRPSTYTSGYSS
- the Disp2 gene encoding protein dispatched homolog 2 isoform X2 gives rise to the protein MDLGLKPRLLKYYLAEDTMYPLIALVVIFFGMSLYLRSLFITFMSLLGVLGSLMVAYFLYHVAFRMAYFPFVNLAALLLLSGVCVNYTLIFLDMWRLSRGQVPSGGMPHRVGRTMHHFGYLLLVSGLTTSAAFYGSYLSRLPAVRCFALFMGTAVLVHMGLTLLWLPATVVLHERYLAHGCVAQAHGQRGGSDPLRLLLALHRRIRIFRKIISILSRLLFQRLLPCGVIKFRYIWICWFAALAAGGAYIGGVSPRLQLPILLPLGGQFFRSSHPFERFDAEYRQQFLFEDLPPNEGGNLPVVLVWGILPVDTSDPLDPRTNSSVVSDPDFSPSSPEAQEWLLALCHGAQNQSFFGDQPEGWPTLCLVEALQQWMESPSCGRLGPDLCCGQSEFPWAPQLYLHCLKMMALEQSPDGTRDLGLRFDTHGNLAALVLKFQTNLPYSTEYGPVHHFYTEISRWLSTEMSKAPPGLNQGWFTSNLELYSLQHSLSTEPAVVLGLALALAFATLLLSTWNVPLSLFSVAAVAGTVLLTVGLLVLLEWQLNTAEALFLSASVGLSVDLTINYCISYHLCPHPDRLSRVAFSLRQISRATAMTTGVLFASGVIMLPSTILLYRKLGIIVMMVKFLGCGFASFFFQSLCCFFGPEKNCGQILWPCAHLPWDAGTEDPDEKGRAGPPGFSEHYELQPLARRRSPSFDTSTATSKLSHRPSILSEDLQIHDGSCCLQHAQAPVSPRDLLLDHQTVFSQCPALQTSSPYKQAGPTPQTWIRQDSQGQKTEPLQALPEGPAHCPKSKVEELPDGLCSSASTLEGLSVSDDTCASEHSVRVPDSVGTSPEVMNGTGHPILERGQLNGKRDTLWLALKETIYDPNMPNSHHSSLSWKGRGGPGDISPVMLPNSQPDLPDVWLRRPSTYTSGYSS